In Ananas comosus cultivar F153 linkage group 10, ASM154086v1, whole genome shotgun sequence, the following proteins share a genomic window:
- the LOC109716542 gene encoding uncharacterized protein LOC109716542: protein MIIIKKLDSFLFVLYKYILPLQKNKKKKEKTHANYANMTLPLLHTLASLLVTCSRRVSRAARRLRPGPPHLLPRFLGPRRRKIAADNHNRRQKLAEEEEQQQCYGEEEAEGEGEGEGVWRRAILMGEKCQPLDFSGVIYYDSDGRRLDAAPAPRSPVRVTPLPLAGSQRVASLVNG, encoded by the coding sequence atgataataataaaaaaattagattccTTCCTTTTTGTCCTCTATAAATACATCCTCCCtctccaaaaaaacaaaaaaaaaaaagagaaaacacacGCAAATTACGCAAACATGACACTCCCTCTCCTCCACACCCTCGCGTCCCTCCTCGTCACGTGCTCCCGCCGCGTGTCACGTGCGGCGCGCCGGCTCCGCCCGGGCCCACCGCACTTGCTCCCCCGATTCCTCGGCCCGCGCCGCAGAAAGATCGCCGCGGATAATCATAATCGCCGCCAAAAActcgccgaggaggaggagcagcagcagtgctacggcgaggaggaggcggagggggagggggagggggagggggtgtGGCGCAGGGCGATACTGATGGGGGAGAAATGCCAGCCGTTGGATTTCTCGGGCGTGATCTACTACGACTCCGACGGGCGCAGGCTCGACGCCGCGCCCGCCCCGCGCTCCCCGGTTCGGGTGACTCCTCTTCCTCTCGCGGGTTCACAACGGGTCG